The DNA sequence AATGAGGAAAAATAGAGAGAAATCACCTGGTTGGTAATGAGAATCAATGGAGAAGATAGATGCTGAGTGGATATGGCATCCAGAGCTGTTTTAAACCCTGACTGATGACTGTTGATGAGTCCTCTAAgatttctgtctctctcactgcCTTGTGTGTCTTTATAGCAAACCTTAATATATGAGGTGGCCTGAGTAAGTCTCTACTTTTTACAACTGTTAGCATCCAGCATATAAGGAGTGAGGAAGGGTCCTGAAGTACCCATTTCTTGTGTTCTCACAAGGCTTCATAGGACTCTATGTCCTTCATGAACCTTAAGTGATCTACACAAACTTTTTGGATGGCCCCAAACGTACGTAGATATTTCCTGAGGCTGTACCTACTGAAAAAGTTGTACTTACTGTATACTCGGTGGAGTTGACTGGGCTTAAAAACTCCCGTGTTCTGCAGTCTCTGGAACAGCCAATCATGCCTCACTCCTGCCAAGAGTTTTTCAAAGTCATCAGGCTGCAGGGTGCGAGCCTCAAGGATCTCTTGCCTCGTCATTCCaagcaatgaaacaaaagagcTTCCACTGGAATTCAGAAAGGACGACGGGCTGTCCCCTTCAGAAGAACCCCTGGAAAATGCAGGTGATTCCAACCACCACATGGAGGACGAGCTGGAGTTCTGGCTGCAGTTCAGTAAGTTTCCAGGATAATTTCCCTCTTCTGTGGTAGCACAGtcctccttgaggacagggaaggGAATGTTACTGTGTACAGAGGAGCTGGGGGTGTCAGACCCCTGATCATGTTTACTTGCCGGGTAAATGTCCGAGCTGCCGGGCAGTGGACCCTCTTCATCCACTGTGGAGGCGTCGTGGTCAATGCCCTGCTCTTTGACAGAGCCACTGCTTTTTCCTGAGTCAGGATTTCGAAGAGGCCAGTGAGGAGTGAAAGAGCTACATGTCATCACGGAACTTTTCCCCAGAGAATCGTCCATGACTATGGGAGAGTCTAAGGGCATATCCTCTGTTCCTTCTGCTGTTTCTTCTTCTGGGTCAACCCAGGAGGAACTATATTTTGGTATCAGGCCTGTaactcttttgatttcttcttccttctcttctctatGCCTGTCTTTGGCATTATAGTTGATTTCTGGAAACCCATCAATGATTTCAAAGGTTTCCTCTCCTTGGACTGAAGGATATGTGGCCATGATCTTGGTCCAACCAGAATCAGACAAAGACCAAGAAGCAGAGCCAAGTGAAGATCTGGAATGAGCAAAAGTGTTTCTGGAGCCCATATTTCTGACTTCCTGCAAACCTTCTGGAGATCCTTCTAACCACCTTGCACCAGAGGTCAAGAAAGTGCCTGTTGTGTTATGAGGAGGGAAGGTTGTCAAGGGCATGTGCTTGTGCAGTTGACTTTGAGAAGACTCTAAATCATCATCCTTCGATACCTGGACAGAGAGATCATAAAGTTCTGAAGACAAAGAATGTATAGATCTGTTTTTCCCAGTGGGCCCCAGCTCTTCAGACAGGGCAGTGGAACACTGAGTGTCCAGAACATGTTCTTCTTTGCTATGTTCTTTTCTGGTTGGCCTATCATCAACATCAAACTTCAAGTCTTCCCAGCTTGTGGAAGAACTAAACCCTGATAACTTGCTCCAGGAACTGGAGGTCTGGCTGTCACTCAGAGACTTGTTCCAAACATCTTCTTGACTGTTGCTGTGGTCTGGTGACTCCGTCTCAGTCTCCACACCTTGATCAAAAGAGACCCGAAATGCATCCGAATGAATCCAGTTTCTCCTTCCTACTCCTTTGAGTTTCTCCTGACCATTCTTAGCCTTTTGGGAGGAGGAGGTTACTGTGTCTCTTTGAAAATGTGGTTTGTCCTCGGTAGTACTCACAGTATCTAtggcttttgtttctgtttttagagcAGTGATACAGACTCTTGTTTTTGTatcttcctgtttatttttgttgtttccaCAAGTGCTTTCAAATACTTCACACACTGAAGTATGATGCTGAGAATAGGTTTCAAGGATTTTTTGGAAATCCATTTGCTCATGCAAAATGAGTTCATCCAAATTACATTTGAAATCCTCTGGAACGTAAGACTTGTCATCTAAATTTGAGAAGCTTTGAACTTGGAAATGATCCTTCACCTGGGTGATAATAGACATGATTTCTTGAGACAGAGTTTTCCTCTCCTGACTTTTGGAGGACGTACTGAAAATATACAGCTTTCCCATAGCTTCCCTGCAGAGCTGACTTGCTTCATGGACCATCCCTATCTCCCCACAGAGTCTTTGGTGTACTGTGGTGAGACCGAAGGCAGCTTTGAGGAAACTGTGAAGCTCCTGTTTTCCAGTAACTGGTTTCTCATCTCTCTTAGTGAGAAGGCCAATTTCAAAGGCCTGTTTGGCTTCATATAGATAGGAAGTCTTCATCTCCAGAGGACAGTcattagaactaccatatgacaaCAAGCATGTGCCTCGGATATTCTGAAGAAAATGCAAAGTACAAAATCAGACATTGAATTTGAAATCAGAAGTAAACCAGGAAAATCTTCATCCTAGAGGACAGTCATTACAAATATTATAGGGAAATAAAACATGGGCCATGGATCGTCTAAGaaaaatacacaatgaaatattgagTCAAGGACTTGAGATTCTTTTCAGTGAATCAAAAGGAGGGCCTGGAATGTATGTGATTGGTTGGCATAAAGGGATAAGGAATCAGCTGTAACTACTACCCTATTATGTCCCTGATACTTTTTGATCCAAAATGGTAGATTTGTTAATGTTGTTGCTGTCAATCTTAGCAAACAGAGGCTGTATACAGCATGTGGACCTAATAATTTTCTCTATGCAAATAAGTTTGCTCTACATAAACtatcctttatttaaaaatagtcaaaTCAATACAGTAGTGGCTTCCAAACCCCTCCAAGCATTTGAATGACTGGGCAGTATTTCAAAGTGAAAGATTTCAGGGTACTGATCCCACTAATTTCCACAGTGGCTCTAGGGTAGAATTCAGGAATATGTATTCTGAAAAGTTTCCCTGGGTAAGTCTGATGTGCTTGGGACTCATTGTTCTAGAGCAGACAACATCAGATCCTTTGGCTGAATTACATAGCTCCCACCCAGATGTCAccacttttataaaaattttccatACATAAAGTCTGATTACAATTATCTAATGATGTGCACAAAGCCTCCTTTAAAATTAGGCCTTTCCCTCCCACTGGCTCCAGCCACCACTGGGGACGAGGACGGTGAGAGGCTGCACTCTGTTTACCATAGCTGTGAGCACGTAGAGGGGCGTGTAGGGACTCAAGGCAGCTGCCAGCTTGCATGCTTCTGCGGCTGACAGCAAATGGTGCTCAAACTCCTTTGGCGAGCCCTGTGAGAAGACAAGAGGCCAAGTGTGGTGGCAACAATTATTTGCACATTAGCAAAAGACAGGCTTTgaaattcctttgtttttctttcaggattCTGAGGGATGTCCTGCCCCTCATCACAACCATTTCAGAACAGTGCCAAGAAAGAGTCAGTGGGTTGTAAGACCCCAGGGCATTGACTGTCCTTTCCTGCAGCACCCATACACCATCTatctcccacctccagcccagaGAGGGCCTAATAAGGGCAAAAATTCACGATGCCTGCTTCTGCAGAATAGTGCAGGCAAGTTTCTTTGGAGGACCAGGTGGATTTTTGTTCACAAGAACTCTACACATTCTGCAGCGAGAATAACTAATTATTTCTGCAGTGTTCTTGGCAAAGAGCCTGTTAATGTATGATTTCACAGCGAttaagattcattcattcattctagaaATCTGCAGTGTTCTTGGCAAAGAGCCTGTTAATGTATGATTTCACAGCGAttaagattcattcattcattctagaaATGTGTATTGAATATCTCCATGTGTCTGGCATTgtaggcactgttctaaacatGAAGGAGACAGAAGACAGTGAACCTGCAATGAGCTTACTTTCTATTGCAGGGAGGGGATAAGTCAATACACAAAATAAGTAACATGCGTAATATTGGAGATGGTGATTAAGTgctccagagaaaaataaaatggggaagGTGTTAAGGAGGTCCAGGTTGGGAAGGCAGTTTGCAGTCTTAAGCAGTCATCAGAGACAACTTTACTGAACAAGGGACATGACCCTTTTCCTGTGTTTTGGTCTGAAGCGAAAGCAGCATGTTGCTAAGATTCAGATTGTTCACCTCAGGCTGTGCTTGTTCTTACGCTGCCCTGATTAGAACTGAGTGCAGTTACTACTGTCATTTTGGTAGTTAATAAAAACGGCAATATTGATGACACCATTTAGAAAATCTCAATTTCAGTGCAGTGCAGGATTTCAGTTCAATGTCTGTGTTAATGTTCTGGATGAGTCAGGGACCTGGGTTCTGCTCCCACCTCTCTTTCTTATTGGGTGTGCAAACTACAGAGGTCACTTAATttctctagacctcaggttattTTCCCTTACACTGGGCATGATGAATTTTGCTCTACCTACTGCACAGGGTTTTATGTAgctcatatacatacatacacatgcttTTTGCTTTAATATAAATATTGGTAATCATTATTATTAAGAGTCTGGACAAATGATTGATACTCTCTTTTGAGCAGATgataattaaagttttaaaattatttccctgTTACTTTTCCCTGTGGAAATTAAACTTTGTGTTAATTTGAAAGGAAGTCAATGGGGTTCACAACACTTCTCACTTTTGATGGTCATCATTCCTTCACTCACCAGTCATTTTCCTTAGTACCCTCTGCATATCTGGTACTATGTGAGGTGCTGGGGTAAAAAAGCCAAACAGAATACCAGAGGAACTATCCCCAGATTTTTCTGCATCACTCAAAGAGGGAGACACTGTGCTCTCTGCCTCTTGGAGAGAACAAGATTGACTAACCAAGCTCCAAGAATAACATGTTTTGGGGTGCAGGGCGATGCCATTCTGCACCGTGGTTTTGACAGTGATAATTACCAAGTTCACTTGCAGATTCTGTTTAAACTTCTCATAATCTTTCTTGCTCATGGAAACAAAGATGTCTGCCAGTATACCTAGCGACGAAGCAATTCCCTATGAGGAAAATTCAAACAAAACACAGGTTAGGAATTCACAGTCAATTACTGTTCTCATCTCAAGGCCTAAAGGCAATGAATAGCCCTCCTTGTGAAACactacttattattattattattgttattatgacCCTGGAAATACTAAACTGGATTCCACAGGGCTTGAAAGAGCATCACAACCCAGGGACATGGGCCTAGTGTAAGCCCAGCTGGGTTATCCACACTAACTTGTCCACACTGTGGGGCCTGAAGAGTTGACCCGGGCAGCAGTGCTTCAGTTAATGAGGAGAACATTCCCACAGAGTTACAGAGCATGAAAAACAGCAAGTGGGAAAGCAGATCTTGCCTCTCAATTTCTTAAATAAAGATGCTACATAAACAATGAATTGAAGTCTTCACCcacttaatgaaaagaaaatgattttacatAACAGCAACTTAGCCATCTCAGCTTTGCTATGGAATTAGGTAAAGACTCTAAATATAGTCTTTACTatatttatataagaaatatataataaaagagaCAGATGAATGCATCTGGATACAAATATATCAATAGATATTTACAAATAAGTATGGGAACACTAAATATAAGCCAGGAGTCTAGCTGTGAgtgaggacagagaaagagaagttacCGAATGTCCCTGGTCCTGTGTCCTTGTAgaatcaataaaaaaatggaccaacaaaattgataaatgaTAAACTGAATTGTGCCATAAGTGATAATCATCTAAAGACAAAtacaagaaaggagaaaacaagcAGTAGACATACAACCTTTTTATCTGGCTGAGGCAGTGTTAAATATCCAATGATTGAGGCCCATATTAACTCTGCTGCTTCGTACCACATGCCTGAAAAAAAGGCAGAGATGGGTCAGACTGCTAGTACCTGTGCTCTTGTGCTAGAAACGTCTTTGAAAACTAATACAGAAAGAGGACTCATTGGATCCTGTGAGGAAAATTTTGGGCTGCATCAGATTGACAGCAATCAGCACACAGGTTTTTTGCATCCAATCTATTTTTCCAATTGGTTAATATagataatttttctatttcacagGGAAATAGTAAgaattttatatattgtatataacatgttcatatatataattatctccATTATTTACCATCTTCtgttaaaaaatttcaaacactttaatttgcattttaaagtgcAATTTGAGTTCTATAAACTGCCTGAAAATCTCAGGTTTGCTATGGAATTAGGTAAAGACTAAATATAGGGGGAATAAGAGGGTAAGGTGTCACTACTACATCACATGGAGTCCTACTGAACTGAGCATCAGATGCCAGAAGTAAAACTGAGAACCCCATGGTTGATGGTCACAGTGTGCAACTGATGAATTTCTTTCAcaaaactcaacaaaaatatttcactttatgaATGTTCATAACACTCCTTGGATCTtacatgtcattttctttttcaaggaggaaaaaaaggagtggGTATTAACAATTTTAATGATACAATAGGACAATTCCCCAGTAAAATGCTGCAGCCAGACTGTGAATGAGCCAAGAGAGGAGTAAATGTGCAGTGACCAGACCCAGCTTTTGCAGAATCTGCCCTCTGATCTGTATGCAGACCGACTGCACCAGGATCTTGTCACTTTCACTTCTGTACAGCCAGGTACCTACAATAATAGAAGggaaaatgaaagcatatttgGCCTGGAATTATGAAAGAAATAGCCTGgtgaaataaaactgttttcacAGAAGCCTTCATGTGCATGTGTGGTATAGGTTTGAGAGACAATGCCTCCTCTAGGTTCAGAGTAAGGCCCAAGCTCCTTGCTGCAACCTCCAGTGCTTCACAGGAGCAGAGTCCTGCCCGGCACCCGGCTCTCCCCGTGCCAGCTGTGCTCTGCCACCTGGCCTTATGGGTGTTCCTCACCACAGCAGCTGGCCCTTGCTCCTTTGCCTCTG is a window from the Manis javanica isolate MJ-LG chromosome 5, MJ_LKY, whole genome shotgun sequence genome containing:
- the ALPK1 gene encoding alpha-protein kinase 1 isoform X6, whose amino-acid sequence is MNNQKAVATLLQECKQVLDRLLLEASDASEEEKSEDQWWRASLSDELRTLIQEAKEMKWPFVPEKWQYKQAMGAEDKTNLQDAIGAGLQQLLASLEACVRARDCRTAAAIVFLSDRLLYGLDVSGHLLQVAKGLHRLQPATPIAPQVVIRQARISVNSGKLLKAEYILSSLISNSGATGTWLYRSESDKILVQSVCIQIRGQILQKLGMWYEAAELIWASIIGYLTLPQPDKKGIASSLGILADIFVSMSKKDYEKFKQNLQVNLGSPKEFEHHLLSAAEACKLAAALSPYTPLYVLTAMNIRGTCLLSYGSSNDCPLEMKTSYLYEAKQAFEIGLLTKRDEKPVTGKQELHSFLKAAFGLTTVHQRLCGEIGMVHEASQLCREAMGKLYIFSTSSKSQERKTLSQEIMSIITQVKDHFQVQSFSNLDDKSYVPEDFKCNLDELILHEQMDFQKILETYSQHHTSVCEVFESTCGNNKNKQEDTKTRVCITALKTETKAIDTVSTTEDKPHFQRDTVTSSSQKAKNGQEKLKGVGRRNWIHSDAFRVSFDQGVETETESPDHSNSQEDVWNKSLSDSQTSSSWSKLSGFSSSTSWEDLKFDVDDRPTRKEHSKEEHVLDTQCSTALSEELGPTGKNRSIHSLSSELYDLSVQVSKDDDLESSQSQLHKHMPLTTFPPHNTTGTFLTSGARWLEGSPEGLQEVRNMGSRNTFAHSRSSLGSASWSLSDSGWTKIMATYPSVQGEETFEIIDGFPEINYNAKDRHREEKEEEIKRVTGLIPKYSSSWVDPEEETAEGTEDMPLDSPIVMDDSLGKSSVMTCSSFTPHWPLRNPDSGKSSGSVKEQGIDHDASTVDEEGPLPGSSDIYPASKHDQGSDTPSSSVHSNIPFPVLKEDCATTEEGNYPGNLLNCSQNSSSSSMWWLESPAFSRGSSEGDSPSSFLNSSGSSFVSLLGMTRQEILEARTLQPDDFEKLLAGVRHDWLFQRLQNTGVFKPSQLHRVYNALSLKYSKKSELWTAQETTAYLGDYLNVKKKGRQRNAFWVHHLHQEEILGRFWRARQ
- the ALPK1 gene encoding alpha-protein kinase 1 isoform X2, which codes for MNNQKAVATLLQECKQVLDRLLLEASDASEEEKSEDQWWRASLSDELRTLIQEAKEMKWPFVPEKWQYKQAMGAEDKTNLQDAIGAGLQQLLASLEACVRARDCRTAAAIVFLSDRLLYGLDVSGHLLQVAKGLHRLQPATPIAPQVVIRQARISVNSGKLLKAEYILSSLISNSGATGMWYEAAELIWASIIGYLTLPQPDKKGIASSLGILADIFVSMSKKDYEKFKQNLQVNLGSPKEFEHHLLSAAEACKLAAALSPYTPLYVLTAMNIRGTCLLSYGSSNDCPLEMKTSYLYEAKQAFEIGLLTKRDEKPVTGKQELHSFLKAAFGLTTVHQRLCGEIGMVHEASQLCREAMGKLYIFSTSSKSQERKTLSQEIMSIITQVKDHFQVQSFSNLDDKSYVPEDFKCNLDELILHEQMDFQKILETYSQHHTSVCEVFESTCGNNKNKQEDTKTRVCITALKTETKAIDTVSTTEDKPHFQRDTVTSSSQKAKNGQEKLKGVGRRNWIHSDAFRVSFDQGVETETESPDHSNSQEDVWNKSLSDSQTSSSWSKLSGFSSSTSWEDLKFDVDDRPTRKEHSKEEHVLDTQCSTALSEELGPTGKNRSIHSLSSELYDLSVQVSKDDDLESSQSQLHKHMPLTTFPPHNTTGTFLTSGARWLEGSPEGLQEVRNMGSRNTFAHSRSSLGSASWSLSDSGWTKIMATYPSVQGEETFEIIDGFPEINYNAKDRHREEKEEEIKRVTGLIPKYSSSWVDPEEETAEGTEDMPLDSPIVMDDSLGKSSVMTCSSFTPHWPLRNPDSGKSSGSVKEQGIDHDASTVDEEGPLPGSSDIYPASKHDQGSDTPSSSVHSNIPFPVLKEDCATTEEGNYPGNLLNCSQNSSSSSMWWLESPAFSRGSSEGDSPSSFLNSSGSSFVSLLGMTRQEILEARTLQPDDFEKLLAGVRHDWLFQRLQNTGVFKPSQLHRVYNALSLKYSKKSELWTAQETTAYLGDYLNVKKKGRQRNAFWVHHLHQEEILGRYVGKEYKEQKGLLHHFIDVERQMTAQHYVTEFNKRLYEQKIPTQIFYIPSTILLILEGKTIKGCVSVEPYMLGEFVKLSNNKKVVKTEYKATDYGLAYGHFSYEFSNHRDVVVDLQGWVTGNGKGVIYLTDPQIHSVDQKDVPTNFGKRGIFYFFNSQHVECNEICHRLSLTRPSAEKLKES
- the ALPK1 gene encoding alpha-protein kinase 1 isoform X7 — encoded protein: MWYEAAELIWASIIGYLTLPQPDKKGIASSLGILADIFVSMSKKDYEKFKQNLQVNLGSPKEFEHHLLSAAEACKLAAALSPYTPLYVLTAMNIRGTCLLSYGSSNDCPLEMKTSYLYEAKQAFEIGLLTKRDEKPVTGKQELHSFLKAAFGLTTVHQRLCGEIGMVHEASQLCREAMGKLYIFSTSSKSQERKTLSQEIMSIITQVKDHFQVQSFSNLDDKSYVPEDFKCNLDELILHEQMDFQKILETYSQHHTSVCEVFESTCGNNKNKQEDTKTRVCITALKTETKAIDTVSTTEDKPHFQRDTVTSSSQKAKNGQEKLKGVGRRNWIHSDAFRVSFDQGVETETESPDHSNSQEDVWNKSLSDSQTSSSWSKLSGFSSSTSWEDLKFDVDDRPTRKEHSKEEHVLDTQCSTALSEELGPTGKNRSIHSLSSELYDLSVQVSKDDDLESSQSQLHKHMPLTTFPPHNTTGTFLTSGARWLEGSPEGLQEVRNMGSRNTFAHSRSSLGSASWSLSDSGWTKIMATYPSVQGEETFEIIDGFPEINYNAKDRHREEKEEEIKRVTGLIPKYSSSWVDPEEETAEGTEDMPLDSPIVMDDSLGKSSVMTCSSFTPHWPLRNPDSGKSSGSVKEQGIDHDASTVDEEGPLPGSSDIYPASKHDQGSDTPSSSVHSNIPFPVLKEDCATTEEGNYPGNLLNCSQNSSSSSMWWLESPAFSRGSSEGDSPSSFLNSSGSSFVSLLGMTRQEILEARTLQPDDFEKLLAGVRHDWLFQRLQNTGVFKPSQLHRVYNALSLKYSKKSELWTAQETTAYLGDYLNVKKKGRQRNAFWVHHLHQEEILGRYVGKEYKEQKGLLHHFIDVERQMTAQHYVTEFNKRLYEQKIPTQIFYIPSTILLILEGKTIKGCVSVEPYMLGEFVKLSNNKKVVKTEYKATDYGLAYGHFSYEFSNHRDVVVDLQGWVTGNGKGVIYLTDPQIHSVDQKDVPTNFGKRGIFYFFNSQHVECNEICHRLSLTRPSAEKLKES
- the ALPK1 gene encoding alpha-protein kinase 1 isoform X1 yields the protein MNNQKAVATLLQECKQVLDRLLLEASDASEEEKSEDQWWRASLSDELRTLIQEAKEMKWPFVPEKWQYKQAMGAEDKTNLQDAIGAGLQQLLASLEACVRARDCRTAAAIVFLSDRLLYGLDVSGHLLQVAKGLHRLQPATPIAPQVVIRQARISVNSGKLLKAEYILSSLISNSGATGTWLYRSESDKILVQSVCIQIRGQILQKLGMWYEAAELIWASIIGYLTLPQPDKKGIASSLGILADIFVSMSKKDYEKFKQNLQVNLGSPKEFEHHLLSAAEACKLAAALSPYTPLYVLTAMNIRGTCLLSYGSSNDCPLEMKTSYLYEAKQAFEIGLLTKRDEKPVTGKQELHSFLKAAFGLTTVHQRLCGEIGMVHEASQLCREAMGKLYIFSTSSKSQERKTLSQEIMSIITQVKDHFQVQSFSNLDDKSYVPEDFKCNLDELILHEQMDFQKILETYSQHHTSVCEVFESTCGNNKNKQEDTKTRVCITALKTETKAIDTVSTTEDKPHFQRDTVTSSSQKAKNGQEKLKGVGRRNWIHSDAFRVSFDQGVETETESPDHSNSQEDVWNKSLSDSQTSSSWSKLSGFSSSTSWEDLKFDVDDRPTRKEHSKEEHVLDTQCSTALSEELGPTGKNRSIHSLSSELYDLSVQVSKDDDLESSQSQLHKHMPLTTFPPHNTTGTFLTSGARWLEGSPEGLQEVRNMGSRNTFAHSRSSLGSASWSLSDSGWTKIMATYPSVQGEETFEIIDGFPEINYNAKDRHREEKEEEIKRVTGLIPKYSSSWVDPEEETAEGTEDMPLDSPIVMDDSLGKSSVMTCSSFTPHWPLRNPDSGKSSGSVKEQGIDHDASTVDEEGPLPGSSDIYPASKHDQGSDTPSSSVHSNIPFPVLKEDCATTEEGNYPGNLLNCSQNSSSSSMWWLESPAFSRGSSEGDSPSSFLNSSGSSFVSLLGMTRQEILEARTLQPDDFEKLLAGVRHDWLFQRLQNTGVFKPSQLHRVYNALSLKYSKKSELWTAQETTAYLGDYLNVKKKGRQRNAFWVHHLHQEEILGRYVGKEYKEQKGLLHHFIDVERQMTAQHYVTEFNKRLYEQKIPTQIFYIPSTILLILEGKTIKGCVSVEPYMLGEFVKLSNNKKVVKTEYKATDYGLAYGHFSYEFSNHRDVVVDLQGWVTGNGKGVIYLTDPQIHSVDQKDVPTNFGKRGIFYFFNSQHVECNEICHRLSLTRPSAEKLKES
- the ALPK1 gene encoding alpha-protein kinase 1 isoform X4, yielding MNNQKAVATLLQECKQVLDRLLLEASDASEEEKSEDQWWRASLSDELRTLIQEAKEMKWPFVPEKWQYKQAMGAEDKTNLQDAIGAGLQQLLASLEACVRARDCRTAAAIVFLSDRLLYGLDVSGHLLQVAKGLHRLQPATPIAPQVVIRQARISVNSGMWYEAAELIWASIIGYLTLPQPDKKGIASSLGILADIFVSMSKKDYEKFKQNLQVNLGSPKEFEHHLLSAAEACKLAAALSPYTPLYVLTAMNIRGTCLLSYGSSNDCPLEMKTSYLYEAKQAFEIGLLTKRDEKPVTGKQELHSFLKAAFGLTTVHQRLCGEIGMVHEASQLCREAMGKLYIFSTSSKSQERKTLSQEIMSIITQVKDHFQVQSFSNLDDKSYVPEDFKCNLDELILHEQMDFQKILETYSQHHTSVCEVFESTCGNNKNKQEDTKTRVCITALKTETKAIDTVSTTEDKPHFQRDTVTSSSQKAKNGQEKLKGVGRRNWIHSDAFRVSFDQGVETETESPDHSNSQEDVWNKSLSDSQTSSSWSKLSGFSSSTSWEDLKFDVDDRPTRKEHSKEEHVLDTQCSTALSEELGPTGKNRSIHSLSSELYDLSVQVSKDDDLESSQSQLHKHMPLTTFPPHNTTGTFLTSGARWLEGSPEGLQEVRNMGSRNTFAHSRSSLGSASWSLSDSGWTKIMATYPSVQGEETFEIIDGFPEINYNAKDRHREEKEEEIKRVTGLIPKYSSSWVDPEEETAEGTEDMPLDSPIVMDDSLGKSSVMTCSSFTPHWPLRNPDSGKSSGSVKEQGIDHDASTVDEEGPLPGSSDIYPASKHDQGSDTPSSSVHSNIPFPVLKEDCATTEEGNYPGNLLNCSQNSSSSSMWWLESPAFSRGSSEGDSPSSFLNSSGSSFVSLLGMTRQEILEARTLQPDDFEKLLAGVRHDWLFQRLQNTGVFKPSQLHRVYNALSLKYSKKSELWTAQETTAYLGDYLNVKKKGRQRNAFWVHHLHQEEILGRYVGKEYKEQKGLLHHFIDVERQMTAQHYVTEFNKRLYEQKIPTQIFYIPSTILLILEGKTIKGCVSVEPYMLGEFVKLSNNKKVVKTEYKATDYGLAYGHFSYEFSNHRDVVVDLQGWVTGNGKGVIYLTDPQIHSVDQKDVPTNFGKRGIFYFFNSQHVECNEICHRLSLTRPSAEKLKES
- the ALPK1 gene encoding alpha-protein kinase 1 isoform X5; translated protein: MNNQKAVATLLQECKQVLDRLLLEASDASEEEKSEDQWWRASLSDELRTLIQEAKEMKWPFVPEKWQYKQAMGAEDKTNLQDAIGAGLQQLLASLEACVRARDCRTAAAIVFLSDRLLYGLDVSGHLLQVAKGLHRLQPATPIAPQVVIRQARISVNSGKLLKAEYILSSLISNSGATGTWLYRSESDKILVQSVCIQIRGQILQKLGMWYEAAELIWASIIGYLTLPQPDKKGIASSLGILADIFVSMSKKDYEKFKQNLQVNLGSPKEFEHHLLSAAEACKLAAALSPYTPLYVLTAMNIRGTCLLSYGSSNDCPLEMKTSYLYEAKQAFEIGLLTKRDEKPVTGKQELHSFLKAAFGLTTVHQRLCGEIGMVHEASQLCREAMGKLYIFSTSSKSQERKTLSQEIMSIITQVKDHFQVQSFSNLDDKSYVPEDFKCNLDELILHEQMDFQKILETYSQHHTSVCEVFESTCGNNKNKQEDTKTRVCITALKTETKAIDTVSTTEDKPHFQRDTVTSSSQKAKNGQEKLKGVGRRNWIHSDAFRVSFDQGVETETESPDHSNSQEDVWNKSLSDSQTSSSWSKLSGFSSSTSWEDLKFDVDDRPTRKEHSKEEHVLDTQCSTALSEELGPTGKNRSIHSLSSELYDLSVQVSKDDDLESSQSQLHKHMPLTTFPPHNTTGTFLTSGARWLEGSPEGLQEVRNMGSRNTFAHSRSSLGSASWSLSDSGWTKIMATYPSVQGEETFEIIDGFPEINYNAKDRHREEKEEEIKRVTGLIPKYSSSWVDPEEETAEGTEDMPLDSPIVMDDSLGKSSVMTCSSFTPHWPLRNPDSGKSSGSVKEQGIDHDASTVDEEGPLPGSSDIYPASKHDQGSDTPSSSVHSNIPFPVLKEDCATTEEGNYPGNLLNCSQNSSSSSMWWLESPAFSRGSSEGDSPSSFLNSSGSSFVSLLGMTRQEILEARTLQPDDFEKLLAGVRHDWLFQRLQNTGVFKPSQLHRVYNALSLKYSKKSELWTAQETTAYLGDYLNVKKKGRQRNAFWVHHLHQEEILGSLHCQISSDPPGI
- the ALPK1 gene encoding alpha-protein kinase 1 isoform X3 — translated: MNNQKAVATLLQECKQVLDRLLLEASDASEEEKSEDQWWRASLSDELRTLIQEAKEMKWPFVPEKWQYKQAMGAEDKTNLQDAIGAGLQQLLASLEACVRARDCRTAAAIVFLSDRLLYGLDVSGHLLQVAKGLHRLQPATPIAPQVVIRQARISVNSGKLLKAEYILSSLISNSGATGTWLYRSESDKILVQSVCIQIRGQILQKLGMWYEAAELIWASIIGYLTLPQPDKKGIASSLGILADIFVSMSKKDYEKFKQNLQVNLGSPKEFEHHLLSAAEACKLAAALSPYTPLYVLTAMNIRGTCLLSYGSSNDCPLEMKTSYLYEAKQAFEIGLLTKRDEKPVTGKQELHSFLKAAFGLTTVHQRLCGEIGMVHEASQLCREAMGKLYIFSTSSKSQERKTLSQEIMSIITQVKDHFQVQSFSNLDDKSYVPEDFKCNLDELILHEQMDFQKILETYSQHHTSVCEVFESTCGNNKNKQEDTKTRVCITALKTETKAIDTVSTTEDKPHFQRDTVTSSSQKAKNGQEKLKGVGRRNWIHSDAFRVSFDQGVETETESPDHSNSQEDVWNKSLSDSQTSSSWSKLSGFSSSTSWEDLKFDVDDRPTRKEHSKEEHVLDTQCSTALSEELGPTGKNRSIHSLSSELYDLSVQVSKDDDLESSQSQLHKHMPLTTFPPHNTTGTFLTSGARWLEGSPEGLQEVRNMGSRNTFAHSRSSLGSASWSLSDSGWTKIMATYPSVQGEETFEIIDGFPEINYNAKDRHREEKEEEIKRVTGLIPKYSSSWVDPEEETAEGTEDMPLDSPIVMDDSLGKSSVMTCSSFTPHWPLRNPDSGKSSGSVKEQGIDHDASTVDEEGPLPGSSDIYPASKHDQGSDTPSSSVHSNIPFPVLKEDCATTEEGNYPGNLLNCSQNSSSSSMWWLESPAFSRGSSEGDSPSSFLNSSGSSFVSLLGMTRQEILEARTLQPDDFEKLLAGVRHDWLFQRLQNTGVFKPSQLHRVYNALSLKYSKKSELWTAQETTAYLGDYLNVKKKGRQRNAFWVHHLHQEEILGRYVGKEYKEQKGLLHHFIDVERQMTAQHYVTEFNKRLYEQKIPTQIFYIPSTILLILEGKTIKGCVSVEPYMLGEFVKLSNNKKVVKTEYKATDYGLAYGHFSYEFSNHRDVVVDLQVLGICNTKSLSRNLLNINQKMTTLLRLGDW